In Astatotilapia calliptera chromosome 16, fAstCal1.2, whole genome shotgun sequence, one genomic interval encodes:
- the LOC113008184 gene encoding nectin-4-like, with the protein MGEWMELLLSFVFLWPTAAISHATLFFRDNRVFLLISALLLTREADVFHFTALQVIGGNVTVVQGGTAILPCHVIDTNDDLTQITWQRKTREKSHNDNFLTILPKEGVQFVNGGDDRFKYIGNFNNKNGTLQLSNVALKDEGSYTCIFTLFPSGNQKTEIPLNLLVPPFTNVKDNLPTLGTEEVLFATCTAAGSKPPAEVRWLTGALGDKVRTTTNSTQYDNGTTTTVSSLFGVPTREINGHQVQCVISGDSLSKEEVLPFNIQVYFSPTEVNIRVITQDSFECVTEANPSANFIWSRSGQTLLQSSIKVDGAELQLLSLTSDLNGLYQCEASNAYGTKHGQLYVHVASDACSAVWALVGVLFFLNVVVAAIWYLNKSRQLQRCFPSHGDGPRDPPSPRSAGDDQRREQEQLQEVSEVTNG; encoded by the exons ATGGGCGAATGGATGGAACTGCTACTttcgtttgtgtttttatggccAACTGCTGCGATAAGTCATGCCACGCTATTTTTCCGCGATAACCGCGTGTTTTTGCTAATATCTGCGCTCCTGCTGACCAGAGAAGCTGACG TATTTCACTTTACAGCTCTCCAGGTGATTGGTGGAAATGTGACAGTGGTTCAAGGAGGTACCGCTATTTTACCGTGCCATGTCATTGATACCAATGATGACCTGACACAGATTACCTGGCAGAGGAAGACGAGAGAAAAATCTCACAATGACAATTTCCTCACTATCCTACCCAAAGAGGGAGTGCAGTTTGTCAATGGAGGTGATGATCGATTTAAATATATCGggaattttaacaacaaaaatggAACACTCCAGTTATCCAATGTTGCACTGAAGGATGAAGGCAGCTACACGTGCATCTTCACCTTGTTTCCCAGTGGAAATCAGAAGACTGAGATACCTCTGAACTTGCTTG TGCCTCCTTTCACAAATGTGAAGGACAATCTTCCCACTTTGGGCACAGAAGAGGTTTTATTTGCTACCTGCACGGCTGCTGGATCGAAGCCTCCTGCAGAGGTGAGATGGCTCACTGGTGCTTTGGGAGACAAAGTGAGGACGACAACAAACTCCACTCAGTATGACAACGGTACGACTACCACAGTCAGCTCTCTGTTTGGTGTTCCTACGAGAGAGATTAACGGTCACCAGGTCCAGTGTGTCATCAGTGGTGACTCCCTGTCTAAAGAAGAAGTCCTGCCCTTTAACATACAAGTCTACT tctcTCCCACAGAAGTGAATATTAGAGTGATTACACAAGACTCATTTGAGTGTGTGACAGAAGCCAACCCAAGTGCCAACTTTATCTGGAGTAG ATCTGGCCAGACTCTGCTGCAGTCTTCTATCAAAGTCGACGGTGCAGAGCTACAACTGCTGAGCCTGACCTCTGATCTAAATGGCCTCTATCAGTGTGAAGCATCTAATGCATATGGAACTAAACATGGTCAGCTCTATGTGCATGTGGCATCAG ATGCATGCTCTGCTGTTTGGGCCCTagttggtgttttgtttttcctgaatgttgttgttgctgcaataTGGTACCTTAATAAATCCAGACAACTTCAAAG GTGTTTTCCATCACATGGTGATGGGCCTAGAGACCCACCATCTCCCAGGAGTGCAGGAGATGATCAAAGACGAGAGCAAGAACAACTGCAGGAAGTGAGCGAGGTCACCAACGGTTAA